The Chiloscyllium plagiosum isolate BGI_BamShark_2017 chromosome 40, ASM401019v2, whole genome shotgun sequence genome has a segment encoding these proteins:
- the senp8 gene encoding sentrin-specific protease 8, which yields MDPVILSYHDSLIRRSDLSLLNPPNWLNDHIIAFAFEYFAAEQYKELSDRACFISPQVTQLIKCMASQDELAIFLEPLALAQKSLVFLAVNDNSVQAAGGSHWSLLCYNRDRNCFSHYDSCSNMNESHARKIAKKLQHFLGTKSEVPFIEDSSPVQKNSYDCGMYVMCTTEALCEQYLRKDHRPPVMVVTPVYITQKRVSWKKLIEQLSKK from the coding sequence ATGGACCCAGTAATACTGAGCTACCATGACAGCTTAATCCGACGCTCAGatctgtcactcctcaacccACCCAACTGGCTCAAtgaccacatcattgcatttgcctttgaaTACTTTGCCGCTGAACAGTACAAGGAACTCTCAGACAGAGCCTGCTTCATCAGCCCTCAAGTTACTCAGCTTATTAAATGCATGGCCAGCCAGGACGAGTTGGCAATCTTCCTGGAGCCACTAGCACTGGCACAGAAAAGCTTGGTCTTCCTTGCAGTCAATGACAACTCTGTGCAGGCGGCTGGTGGGTCTCATTGGAGCTTGCTATGTTACAACAGAGATAGAAACTGTTTCAGCCACTATGATTCCTGCAGCAACATGAATGAAAGCCATGCCCGAAAGATAGCGAAGAAGCTGCAACACTTTCTGGGAACCAAATCTGAAGTGCCTTTCATTGAGGATTCATCACCAGTTCAAAAGAACAGCTATGATTGTGGGATGTATGTGATGTGCACTACAGAGGCTCTTTGCGAgcaatacctcaggaaggaccACAGGCCACCGGTCATGGTTGTCACCCCAGTCTATATCACCCAGAAGAGAGTTAGCTGGAAAAAACTGATCGAGCAGCTTTCAAAGAAATGA